The Actinomycetota bacterium genome includes the window ATCCTCAGTGGAAATCATTATTGCGGTTCCATCATTACGTACAGTGGTCAGCCAAGCTGGAATAGTAATCAAAATGTAGAAGCTGGTTTAAAAGCATGTTAACTAAAAGCTGTTATTTGCCTCTTGGTCCCTGTATTCGAAATGAACATCAGCCCTATTTATATTATTTTTTTAAAATTTTCCAATTCTATCAATATAAGTTCTTAATTTTTTAGGCCCAAAGACATTATTTTATCTTTGCCCTAAGAAACTACAAAGCCAGGATAGCCATATCTAATTTTTAAAAAGAGACCAGTTAAGATCAGTTCCGGTAATCTCTTTACCATCTGGAGCCCATCTAATTTCTTTTTCAGAAATCAGTTTATATTCAAAATCCCCAACTATCCCTTCCTCTACAGTAAATGTAATTATATCTTCATCAATAACCCACTTTCCATTTGTTATTCTGGGCTCAACATCTTTTTCAAGAAAAGTTTCCTCCATGTAAAAAGTACCATCAGAATTAAGGGTTATGATAGTTTGAAGGCCCGGAGCATCAGCAGCAGGCAAGGTTCCTTCGTAGGTTCCACTTAGGTCGGGTTTGCTGCATCCAAAATTTACTAAACCTGCAAGAGAAACTACAGCTATCAGTAAAATTAACAGTAACTTTTTCAACTATTTTCCTTTCTATAATTGATTAATTTAAAATATTTCTTATATATTATACACTTATTTCATGGTTTTTGTATTTAATAAGTTTGCCTAAATATTGATTCAAGATTTCATTGCTGGGGACTGTCATGAAAATATCAGCCTCCAAACTAATTGCCATATTAAATAAATCCAATTATTTACCCTAACTGGTTTGAACTATTTATTTAATTTTTAGTTAATATTAGGTTTTACAGGCCATCCCCAATTTTTGGGAGTTGTACAAAGGGATTGCAAAAATTGTATTATGTTTACAGTATCATAGCCGCTGCTAACTTAGCGTGGATAA containing:
- a CDS encoding copper resistance protein NlpE, producing MKKLLLILLIAVVSLAGLVNFGCSKPDLSGTYEGTLPAADAPGLQTIITLNSDGTFYMEETFLEKDVEPRITNGKWVIDEDIITFTVEEGIVGDFEYKLISEKEIRWAPDGKEITGTDLNWSLFKN